A genomic region of Anas platyrhynchos isolate ZD024472 breed Pekin duck chromosome 9, IASCAAS_PekinDuck_T2T, whole genome shotgun sequence contains the following coding sequences:
- the AMER3 gene encoding APC membrane recruitment protein 3 — translation MELKRGKTFIKSSVQHEKVPPEHTASTIKNDIGKDKKAALEGNQSVAEVQLAYLAAHKNYRFSTRASRNGAGDNSLDKSSGSSYKLVRKSKTHDCVSEADKTEQCSPSNRACEEGFSGKGKGRLVNSISFSGMSSSSSKKECVVSPSQSACSSQMIDYRNFVPQMPFVPAVAKTIPRKRISLKRSKKGLRDIFHIKKNKPESLAFLVEKDKNLSSPGCKSELPGRLAKYLFKTGEPFAADCLSQDCSDSELQSDSSYDCCNPLCEDVASLKSFDSLTGCGEIFADESSAHLELENSKEVLLRRSKHKESPIVGSFQGGVEQLASPGQNETVEFGKFWDNINKSVRLHQSTLFDKKLLTMPGSDMGKAGSQAAASATDPQMSPDKDGDNSKESSTETETPKSDNQESISTSDEGYYDSFSPGQDDEVKEAQTPGVPGRFPRDSYSGDALYELFYDTNEVKINPVLDDDLCTSESISEQAIEIPLSIYSFHVGAEENTASQPAVDIISQGFFHSTWKGKECLLKLCDTELSLTMGIINWLRKHSGLVSSPDSLQSPQPQPEKGNHSPIPPSPGPEHNVSTAQQEKQSKEDSFNRRVSVDKSKDATQASSVNVAERDSCTNTSDLDFRGREGNHHEHSSTVPGTAETRGASNYAPQSQANGDNLQTSSEGYETSEDRIPLAESLNRQSGSQSSESLLLNDNHEVESCYSYKTAATSPLDALEREDRNKPMYHSLSVCSDKPPQPLTLRGFESYISPTPKESSTNIVQLLERCVTQVASLKLGYENKHLEDKYIGNEMNNIICKMSQYKNKLLLQNECNCVAQKPEYPSIACTNQYNYETSFQASSLYHLKQNGEQICSEDQKGRAKILDEVARDKISFEYAQLNNQAFSYLQDFTFGSDSAPATMLSRPTFLPLFNSVCLDIPATVSSAPYGTAIPPAESLQHKEAEQGSPGPWHYAESPCRCLAGVTALSPHPEAAAPDTAVVGRNQQ, via the coding sequence ATGGAGCTCAAGAGAGGAAAAACCTTCATCAAATCCAGTGTGCAACATGAGAAAGTGCCACCAGAGCACACAGCTTCTACAATCAAAAATGATATAGGGAAAGACAAAAAGGCAGCCCTGGAGGGAAACCAAAGTGTAGCTGAAGTCCAGCTGGCATACCTGGCCGCACACAAGAACTACAGATTTTCCACCAGAGCATCAAGGAATGGCGCTGGTGACAACAGCCTGGACAAATCATCTGGGTCCTCCTACAAACTTGTAAGGAAGAGTAAAACCCATGACTGTGTTAGTGAAGCAGATAAAACAGAGCAGTGCAGCCCCAGCAACAGGGCTTGCGAGGAAGGTTTTtctggaaaggggaaagggcGACTTGTCAATAGCATCAGCTTTTCGGGGATGTCCAGTTCCAGCAGTAAGAAAGAGTGTGTAGTAAGCCCCAGCCAGTCTGCCTGCAGCAGTCAGATGATTGATTACAGGAACTTTGTGCCACAGATGCCTTTTGTACCAGCTGTTGCAAAAACCATCCCCAGGAAGAGGATATCGCTCAAGAGATCAAAGAAAGGGCTCAGAgatatatttcatattaaaaaaaataaaccggAGAGCCTCGCATTCCTGGTTGAGAAGGACAAAAACCTGTCCTCTCCAGGCTGCAAGAGTGAGTTGCCTGGGCGTCTCGCAAAGTACCTTTTCAAAACTGGAGAACCATTTGCAGCCGACTGCTTGTCACAAGACTGCTCAGACAGTGAACTGCAGTCTGACTCTTCCTATGACTGCTGCAACCCTCTGTGTGAAGATGTTGCATCGCTGAAGAGCTTTGACTCCCTCACCGGCTGTGGGGAAATCTTTGCTGACGAGAGCTCTGCCCACCTGGAGCTGGAGAACAGCAAAGAAGTTCTGCTGAGACGAAGCAAGCACAAAGAGAGCCCCATCGTGGGCTCCTTCCAAGGGGGTGTGGAGCAGCTGGCCTCTCCAGGCCAGAATGAGACCGTTGAATTTGGGAAGTTTTGGGACAACATTAACAAATCTGTGAGGCTACATCAGAGCACGCTGTTTGATAAGAAGTTACTGACAATGCCTGGTTCTGACATGGGCAAGGCTGGAAGCCAAGCTGCTGCATCTGCGACAGACCCCCAGATGTCACCTGATAAAGATGGTGACAATTCCAAAGAGAGCtccacagaaacagaaacaccaAAAAGTGACAACCAGGAATCCATATCCACGAGTGACGAAGGCTACTACGATTCGTTCTCTCCTGGACAAGATGATGAAGTAAAGGAAGCTCAGACCCCTGGGGTCCCAGGCAGATTTCCAAGAGACAGCTACAGTGGAGATGCCCTTTATGAGCTCTTCTATGACACAAATGAAGTCAAAATAAACCCAGTCCTAGATGAtgacttgtgcacatctgaaAGCATTTCAGAACAAGCCATTGAAATCCCTTTGTCCATCTACAGCTTTCATGTTGGAGCCGAGGAAAACACGGCTTCCCAACCAGCTGTAGACATCATCAGCCAGGGTTTTTTCCACAGCACATGGAAAGGCAAAGAATGTTTGCTAAAGCTCTGTGACACTGAGCTTTCGCTAACCATGGGGATTATAAACTGGCTGCGAAAACACTCGGGGCTTGTTTCCTCCCCAGACTCTCTTCAGAGCCCTCAGCCACAGCCAGAAAAGGGTAATCATTCACCAATCCCTCCCAGCCCTGGTCCCGAGCACAACgtgagcacagcacagcaggagaaaCAAAGCAAGGAAGATTCATTTAACCGAAGGGTGTCTGTGGACAAAAGCAAAGATGCAACCCAGGCCTCTTCAGTAAATGTTGCTGAAAGAGACTCTTGCACTAATACATCTGATTTGGATTTCCGAGGAAGGGAAGGTAATCACCATGAGCATTCATCTACAGTGCCTGGGACTGCGGAAACCCGTGGTGCATCAAATTATGCACCACAATCACAGGCAAATGGAGACAATCTGCAGACAAGTTCAGAAGGATACGAGACATCTGAAGATAGAATTCCGCTGGCAGAGAGCTTGAACAGACAGAGTGGCTCACAGAGCTCTGAAAGCCTTTTGTTAAATGATAATCATGAAGTAGAATCATGTTACTCCTATAAGACTGCTGCGACCTCACCTCTGGATGCCCTTGAGAGGGAGGACAGAAATAAACCAATGTATCACTCTCTGTCTGTTTGCTCTGACAAACCACCACAGCCTCTTACTCTCAGAGGCTTCGAGAGCTACATCAGCCCCACACCAAAGGAGAGCAGCACTAACATCGTGCAGCTCTTAGAGCGATGCGTAACGCAAGTGGCATCACTAAAACTCGGCTATGAAAACAAGCACCTGGAAGACAAATACATTGGGAATGAAATGAACAATATCATTTGTAAGATGTCTCAGTACAAAAACAAGCTACTGTTGCAAAATGAATGCAATTGTGTTGCTCAAAAGCCAGAATACCCCAGTATTGCTTGCACAAACCAATACAATTATGAAACAAGTTTCCAAGCCAGCAGTCTATatcatttgaaacaaaatgggGAGCAAATTTGCTCCGAGGACCAGAAAGGTAGAGCAAAAATCCTAGATGAAGTTGCTAGAGACAAGATCAGTTTTGAATATGCCCAGCTAAATAATCAAGCGTTCTCCTATTTACAAGACTTCACATTTGGAAGCGATTCTGCTCCCGCTACAATGCTCAGCAGGCCAACATTTTTACCTCTCTTTAACTCTGTCTGCTTAGACATACCTGCTACTGTTTCATCAGCTCCCTATGGCACTGCCATCCCTCCAGCTGAGTCACTGCAGCACAAGGAGGCCGAGCAGGGCAGCCCAGGGCCCTGGCATTATGCAGAGTCCCCTTGCAGATGCCTAGCGGGGGTGACAGCTCTGTCCCCTCACCCAGAGGCAGCAGCCCCGGACACAGCAGTGGTGGGGAGGAACCAGCAATAA